In Juglans microcarpa x Juglans regia isolate MS1-56 chromosome 4S, Jm3101_v1.0, whole genome shotgun sequence, a single window of DNA contains:
- the LOC121261995 gene encoding alkane hydroxylase MAH1-like: MHPSGTYNPAEIRSAIHGSIMAILGYAVLLLGVVFFLFLGHWKRKQNSPITNWPVVGMVPGLIRNASQVYECTNRVLKHYGGTVEVKGPWFAGMDFIVTSDPMNIHYILSKNFPNYGKGPEIQEILEPLGDGILNSDSDWWTYQRKRMHSVVKNSKFELFLEKIVRQKISNCLIPVLEHLSKQESEVDLQEVFKRFTFDNSCLMVLGFDPISLSVDFPKFTYVKAFDDMEAAVIYRHILPKWCWKFQRRLQLGQEKKLKNAWELFDGFLYKCISSKREELSRCRTQLEEAADFNLLTEYMMHEDKEGRMGGTDKFLRDTAFNLMAAGSDTVGSALTWFLWLVATHPSVETKILDEMRKNVMVKDDQKGACFGIKELDNLVYLHAALCEAFRLYPVIPFHPKTAVKADTLPSGHRVGANGTIVIFLYAMGRMEELWVKIAWSTSQRDGYQSKEEISYLCHLTNSLRLVGVPGVVWVRPWLSFR; the protein is encoded by the coding sequence ATGCACCCATCTGGAACATACAACCCTGCAGAGATTCGTTCGGCCATACACGGCTCCATCATGGCTATCCTTGGCTATGCAGTTTTGCTTTTAGGAGttgtctttttccttttccttggCCATTGGAAACGAAAACAAAACTCGCCCATCACAAACTGGCCTGTTGTCGGGATGGTTCCGGGGCTTATTCGAAATGCATCGCAAGTGTACGAATGCACGAACCGGGTTCTAAAGCACTATGGAGGCACTGTCGAGGTTAAGGGCCCTTGGTTTGCTGGTATGGACTTTATTGTCACCAGTGATCCTATGAATATCCACTACATTTTGAGTAAAAACTTTCCCAACTATGGAAAAGGGCCTGAGATCCAGGAGATTTTGGAGCCTCTGGGAGATGGGATTCTCaattctgattctgattggTGGACGTACCAGAGAAAGAGGATGCATTCTGTCGTTAAAAACAGCAAGTTCGAGctatttttggagaaaattgtCAGGCAAAAGATATCGAATTGCCTAATTCCGGTTCTCGAACACCTCTCCAAGCAAGAGAGTGAGGTGGATTTACAAGAAGTTTTCAAGCGGTTCACATTCGATAACAGTTGCCTAATGGTTTTAGGCTTTGATCCAATTTCCCTCTCAGTTGACTTCCCAAAATTTACGTATGTAAAGGCTTTCGATGATATGGAAGCGGCAGTTATATACCGACACATCCTGCCAAAATGGTGTTGGAAGTTTCAGAGACGGCTTCAACTCGGACAAGAGAAGAAGCTGAAAAATGCTTGGGAATTGTTTGATGGATTCTTATACAAATGCATCTCATCAAAGCGAGAAGAACTAAGCCGATGCAGAACCCAATTGGAGGAAGCCGCGGACTTCAACTTGCTGACAGAATACATGATGCATGAGGATAAAGAAGGACGCATGGGAGGTACGGACAAATTTCTAAGGGACACAGCATTTAATCTCATGGCAGCAGGGAGCGACACAGTTGGTTCAGCTCTCACTTGGTTTCTTTGGCTCGTTGCAACGCACCCATCAGTGGAAACAAAGATTTTAGACGAGATGAGGAAGAATGTCATGGTTAAAGATGACCAAAAGGGTGCATGTTTTGGTATAAAAGAGCTAGATAATCTGGTGTATCTCCATGCAGCCTTGTGCGAGGCATTCCGGCTATACCCAGTGATTCCTTTCCATCCGAAAACTGCAGTTAAAGCAGATACTCTTCCAAGCGGCCACCGGGTTGGTGCAAATGGAACGATTGTAATATTTCTGTATGCAATGGGAAGAATGGAGGAATTATGGGTGAAGATTGCTTGGAGTACAAGCCAGAGAGATGGATATCAGAGCAAGGAGGAAATATCATATCTGTGCCATCTTACAAATTCTCTTCGTTTGGTGGGGGTCCCAGGAGTTGTTTGGGTAAGGCCATGGCTTTCATTCAGATGA
- the LOC121263182 gene encoding small nuclear ribonucleoprotein SmD3b-like, translating to MSRSLGIPVKLLHEASGHVVTVELKSGELYRGSMIECEDNWNCQLENITYTAKDGKVSQLEHVFIRGSKVRFMVIPDMLKNAPMFKRLDARIKGKGAALGVGRGRAVAMRAKAQAAGRGAPPGRGVVPPVRR from the exons atgagcagGAGCTTGGGGATACCAGTGAAGCTACTGCACGAGGCTTCAGGGCACGTGGTGACGGTGGAGCTCAAGAGTGGAGAACTCTACAGAGGTAGCATGATCGAGTGCGAGGACAACTGGAACTGCCAGCTCGAGAACATTACCTACACTGCTAAG GATGGGAAGGTCTCACAACTTGAGCACGTCTTTATTCGAGGCAGCAAAGTCAG GTTTATGGTCATACCGGACATGCTGAAGAATGCTCCAATGTTCAAACGCCTGGATGCCAGAATAAAG GGTAAGGGTGCAGCACTTGGAGTTGGTCGGGGTAGAGCAGTTGCAATGCGAGCTAAG GCTCAGGCTGCTGGACGTGGAGCACCACCTGGTAGGGGAGTTGTACCACCTGTTCGGAGGTAG